In the Populus nigra chromosome 2, ddPopNigr1.1, whole genome shotgun sequence genome, aaaaatttaaaaaacatttaactgTTAGATATTTTACACGAAACGAATAGACGTTAAACTAATTAACAACTTAAAATGAAACACCTCTTAGTATGGATTAAggtttatttaaattgaattgaacatCATTTCTCTATAATATATTCtgagaaattataaaaagagtATGAATTGAAATGCAAATTCTGCAAACAGCACATTAGTATGAACCAAGAGTGTAAGAATTGAAATGCACATTCTACAAACTACACAGATATTCTTTGTCAAATTCAGGGTGTGAAAGTGAATAACATCACAGACCACTGCTTCAGTTCAGTTTCATTAGATGGTCAATGCGTTTCTTTTATCAATAAATTTCCTATTCTCTTCTTTATCAAGTACCAAAGCAATGTAGGAGATTAGGAGGGGGGAAATCACCTTTATCTTGAGGTGGCAAAGCTATACAAATCAAAAGACTGTAATCCATTATACCCTGAGCTTCCAAAAACTCACAATCATGCTTGATTTGCCTGTAAAAGTAAAAAAGGGGATTAAAACTTAAATTCATAGATAACAAAAGGGTAAACAATCAATGCCTAAAGGCTTAAAGGTTACGCCAAATTCCGAAGGGTTTTTACagttttttaattgcatttagTAAGTTTCCAGGTGGAACTACAAGTAGCTGTGTCCGTAAAATTGATCTCCACAATCTGAAAGTCCAATTCCAGATCTAGTTCACCTCGCTTTGTTCtctcttcaaatatttgtttgtatTTCAAACTAATGTGTCTAGAAAGAACTAGAGTAATTGACATACCCTAAGAGTTTTTCTTGGATCAATGGATCTAGGTAAAAACGAAAACCGAAGTCCATATCCTTTAATATGATGTTCTCTTTGGCTCttggtttgtttatttttcgtCCTTTCCACGAGCCTTTCAGATCAAAAACCCTGAATATGTTAGCATCTGATGGAATCACTCTGGAATAGACAGAAAAGTAAACCTGCTCACAAAAAGTCATGATTAGTGCATTGTAGCAACTCAAAAATGTTAGTTCCAAAACACAAGGGAAGATCTGtgggaaatttttttatcaggtttTGGCTCTTTCCACTAACTTTGTTTCTTCACCAAGGCAATAATCATGTGTAATAAAAGTGCAACCTATAGTGCCCATCATAACTTCAAGTGAAATCGGACGTCTTAGGCCACCCAGCAATAGCATTATTTTCGCTTTAAGTATTCTAATTCAATGGACAAGAAACTGCAAATGAAAACATAAGAAATTGTTTTGTAAACAGTGACATGTTTTGTGATTGTTACCGGAGAAAGGATTTTTTGTTTGGTCTTGACATGTACACACATATAAGAAACAGAGAAACACACATTTTCTAAATCGGCGGACATGAAAGCTGTTTTTTGCGTCTGTGGAGGAAACAGCAAAATGAAATGCGATAGAAGAGTACATACATCACGCACGCAAATTAGAGGATGGTGCATGACCAATCAGACGATGCATGGACCATCCATTTTCTAACTggatttattggattttttaccAGGTTGAACGGTGACgggttttttttacttcaacgTTGTATGAGGTGTAACTAGCTTATCAACCCAGTTTAGAGTGAATTCAATTGATTTCCAGCCAGATTGACCAGGTTAAGAGGTGTCTATCAACTATGATTTCAACATCTTTGAGTTGATGTTGTTTGTTCCGCTGTTTATATACCTCGTGTGTAACAAAACGCTGTGTAATATGCAAGTAATGCTGTTTGATGTAAGAGAGTTGAAATGTTCTGTACCTTAGGACCACCAATTGGCTTCATATAGTGGATTCCATATAAGATGCTTAACAGTGAATCACGGTTCATTTCAAGATGGAAACAATAGCTTGGAAGCACACGCAGCATTACCTACAAATACAAGTGTGGTGAACTCTATACTTCTAGtataatggaaaaacaaaaaactgaagCCAGTGAATATTCATCACCATAATCAAGTTGATAACACAAATTTGAAAGCCATAACTTAATCTTctgatgcaaaataaaaaaaaaaagatgaattagaCAAAAAGAAACAAGTTTCTGCCCTGCtaataatatttcatttgttACTACACTAGCAGGACAACTCTGAAGATTAATctctttaccttcttttcagATTTTGGCACGATTCCTATAACAAGGCGGTCATCAGTGCTGACAGGGATCACACGAGTATCATTTCCTGCTGACAATATCTCCCGTAGGGTCAAATCTGAACGTATCGACATCATGTAATCAGAGCGATCAATATTTCTGAGCTCCTGTATGCGTCTGTGACAAATACAATAACAGTAGTGTCAGCTCTAGACCTGGAAAGCTATAATAAGTGTCTAcaggcagagagagagagaccagcAGTTGAGTGTGTGACAGTTGAAGGCCTAGATTGTTTGCATCGTATCAAAGGAGAACTGTGTTTCTTCACTAATAAATAGCTGAATTTAAGCATggagaaatataaaagaatgtATAAAAACAGACAGACAAGACAGGtatgaatgaaaagaaaaatctgtaaaagaaaaaggacaaaaaaataacctgaaaacATCGGGACAGTAATCCTTGCATTTATAATAACTATACACGCGATCATCAACGCGTCCGGAATCCTGTTTGCAATATCGTATCGTGTTCCTTTGAGCATCCCTGAATGCCAGAGAAGGAAGGTCTTTGAAATGCATCGCCATTTGCTGCCCTTCAAAATGCCTGTTCCGTCAATCAGAATGAAATGATCCATTTCGCATATGGGAAAGGTGTCACAGGTTACAGCAAAAGGTCAGTGAATGGGAATGTCAGAG is a window encoding:
- the LOC133683201 gene encoding phosphatidylinositol 4-phosphate 5-kinase 10 — protein: MAMHFKDLPSLAFRDAQRNTIRYCKQDSGRVDDRVYSYYKCKDYCPDVFRRIQELRNIDRSDYMMSIRSDLTLREILSAGNDTRVIPVSTDDRLVIGIVPKSEKKVMLRVLPSYCFHLEMNRDSLLSILYGIHYMKPIGGPKVYFSVYSRVIPSDANIFRVFDLKGSWKGRKINKPRAKENIILKDMDFGFRFYLDPLIQEKLLGQIKHDCEFLEAQGIMDYSLLICIALPPQDKDSVDSRSSYSEVTSSCHSPMNSNDSRNSNVQNTGYGDSSPVNSVDSRSFDSDRISSCSSEEVEGTQSIYSDISKELDSSKFRLGVGMPARTIRSKLIKAGHVPSTRSAGGLECADVVLYFSIVDIFQNYNLAKRLEHAYKSIKYDSKSIVTVNPKAYASRFQDFMSLIFLVDC